One stretch of Tepidibacter hydrothermalis DNA includes these proteins:
- a CDS encoding CheR family methyltransferase, protein MKGYDLFKDKIYKKTGINLSLYKEKQMNRRLESLAMRNGYNDFEKYFDAINKNKDLFNEFINYMTINVSEFYRNLEQWNVMENTIIPDLMKKNKNLKIWSAACSTGEEPYSLVMLLSKFMPLNKINIIASDLDKEAMAKAKLGVYQEKSLRNLPKEFTSKYFDKKADKFVIKEEIKNRVTFKRHNLLEDKYMDNCDLIVCRNVMIYFTEEAKADIYSNFSKSLNSNGVLFVGSTEQIIMPNKYNLKPIKTFFYGKSN, encoded by the coding sequence ATGAAAGGATATGATCTTTTTAAAGACAAAATTTATAAAAAAACAGGAATAAATCTTTCTTTATATAAAGAAAAGCAGATGAATAGAAGATTAGAGTCACTAGCTATGAGAAATGGATATAATGATTTTGAAAAGTATTTTGATGCTATAAATAAAAACAAAGATTTGTTCAATGAATTTATAAATTATATGACTATAAATGTGTCAGAATTTTATAGGAATTTGGAACAATGGAATGTTATGGAAAATACTATAATTCCTGATCTTATGAAAAAAAATAAAAATTTAAAAATATGGAGTGCAGCTTGTTCTACAGGTGAGGAACCTTACTCATTAGTTATGCTACTTAGTAAATTTATGCCTTTAAATAAAATCAATATTATTGCAAGTGATCTTGATAAAGAGGCCATGGCGAAGGCTAAATTAGGCGTGTATCAAGAGAAGAGCTTAAGAAATCTACCTAAAGAATTCACAAGTAAGTATTTTGATAAAAAAGCAGATAAATTTGTGATAAAGGAAGAAATAAAAAATAGAGTTACATTTAAAAGACACAATCTATTAGAAGATAAGTATATGGATAATTGTGATTTGATAGTTTGTAGGAATGTAATGATATATTTTACAGAAGAAGCTAAAGCTGATATATATTCAAATTTTAGTAAGTCATTAAACAGCAATGGTGTTTTATTTGTTGGAAGTACAGAACAAATAATAATGCCAAATAAATATAATTTAAAACCTATAAAAACATTTTTTTATGGAAAGTCAAATTAA
- a CDS encoding 30S ribosomal protein S1, producing the protein MSNEMEQLLKEEDLFKTIKVGQTVEGKVILEKYDEYYIDLNYKTDGVLPKSEVCEDEEIKIGDIINVKVIKMDRNSGDVIVSNKRAQEVKIWSELEIGQIIDVKVTEESKSGLIVSYKSIRGFIPLSHINTKYINKIDFKEYKDKIMSCEIIDVDSSKKRFVLSRKNILIKEEEKKKLDFMESVKSGDLLEGTVKDIKDYGVFVDLNGFVGLVHNSELSWARKHECEYKIGDLVKVKVISLDKETQRLALSIKALQKRPWDEFVESYNVGDIVSGKVKVVKDYGVFVKLNDAIDGFVHISNLSYEFVKNPKDVVKVDEDVSVKIINIDNENEKIELTMNIKEEDEDI; encoded by the coding sequence ATGAGTAATGAAATGGAACAGTTACTTAAAGAAGAAGATTTATTCAAAACTATAAAGGTAGGGCAAACTGTAGAAGGTAAGGTTATTTTAGAAAAATATGATGAATACTATATTGATCTAAATTATAAAACTGATGGAGTTCTTCCTAAATCAGAGGTTTGTGAGGATGAAGAAATAAAAATTGGAGATATTATTAACGTTAAAGTTATAAAAATGGATAGAAATTCAGGGGATGTTATAGTTTCTAATAAACGAGCTCAAGAAGTAAAAATATGGAGTGAATTAGAAATAGGACAAATTATAGATGTTAAGGTAACCGAAGAATCTAAGAGTGGACTTATAGTAAGTTATAAAAGTATAAGAGGATTTATTCCACTTAGCCATATAAATACAAAGTATATTAATAAGATAGATTTCAAAGAATATAAAGATAAGATTATGAGTTGTGAAATTATAGATGTAGATTCTAGTAAAAAAAGATTTGTTCTTTCAAGAAAAAATATTTTAATTAAAGAAGAAGAAAAGAAAAAGTTAGATTTTATGGAAAGTGTAAAAAGTGGAGATTTGTTAGAAGGTACAGTTAAAGATATAAAGGATTATGGAGTATTTGTAGATTTAAATGGTTTTGTAGGACTTGTTCATAATTCTGAGCTATCTTGGGCTAGAAAGCATGAATGTGAATATAAAATAGGAGATTTAGTTAAAGTTAAAGTTATATCTTTAGATAAAGAAACTCAAAGACTTGCGCTTAGTATAAAAGCATTACAAAAAAGACCTTGGGATGAGTTTGTAGAAAGTTACAATGTAGGAGATATTGTAAGTGGTAAGGTAAAGGTAGTTAAAGATTATGGAGTTTTTGTAAAATTAAACGATGCAATCGATGGCTTTGTACACATATCCAATCTTTCTTATGAGTTTGTTAAAAATCCAAAAGATGTAGTTAAAGTAGACGAAGATGTGAGCGTTAAGATAATAAATATTGATAATGAAAATGAAAAGATAGAACTTACTATGAATATAAAAGAGGAGGACGAAGACATTTAA
- a CDS encoding 4-hydroxy-3-methylbut-2-enyl diphosphate reductase — translation MKFKIADYAGFCFGVQRAMDMAWEELETMNDDEVYSLGPLIHNKQAVKVYEDKGLNVVDDLDKVNEKSKIIIRSHGVSKDIYRNAVDKNLKVIDATCPFVKKIQDIANEYYNKGYKIIIVGDKSHPEVVGINGWCNNEAITIKNIEDLSEIPRNYKKYCVVAQTTINLNMYKEISEKLKNILEDVIVHNTICLATRDRQKSASQLSKEVDCMIVIGGKHSSNTQKLVKICEENVETYHIETVSDLHAYDIKKYSFVGITAGASTPSWIIEDVIKFIKNI, via the coding sequence TTGAAGTTTAAAATTGCTGATTATGCTGGATTTTGTTTTGGAGTACAACGAGCTATGGATATGGCTTGGGAAGAATTGGAAACTATGAATGATGATGAGGTTTATTCACTAGGGCCGCTTATACATAATAAACAAGCTGTAAAAGTATATGAAGATAAAGGGTTAAATGTTGTGGATGACCTAGATAAAGTAAATGAAAAATCCAAGATTATAATAAGATCTCATGGTGTATCAAAAGATATATATAGAAATGCTGTAGATAAGAATCTTAAGGTTATAGATGCTACTTGTCCTTTTGTAAAAAAAATACAAGATATAGCTAATGAATATTATAATAAAGGTTATAAAATTATAATTGTAGGGGACAAATCTCATCCAGAAGTTGTAGGAATAAATGGTTGGTGCAATAATGAGGCTATAACTATAAAAAATATAGAGGATTTAAGTGAAATTCCTAGAAATTATAAGAAGTATTGCGTGGTTGCCCAGACTACTATAAATCTAAATATGTATAAAGAAATAAGTGAAAAATTAAAAAATATTTTAGAAGATGTCATTGTACACAATACTATTTGTTTGGCAACTAGAGACCGACAAAAGTCAGCAAGTCAACTTTCTAAAGAAGTTGATTGTATGATTGTAATTGGAGGTAAACATAGTTCCAATACTCAGAAATTGGTCAAAATATGCGAGGAAAATGTTGAAACATACCATATAGAGACTGTGAGTGATTTACATGCCTATGATATTAAGAAGTATTCTTTTGTTGGGATAACGGCGGGAGCATCAACTCCTAGTTGGATAATCGAAGATGTAATAAAATTTATAAAAAATATTTGA
- a CDS encoding lysophospholipid acyltransferase family protein has protein sequence MGLYEVCAGIFIPIISIFYKIEVIGKERVPMDEPLIFASNHKNNLDPMLIGSFMPRKVSYMAKKELFNNKIVGSFLKNINVFPVDRSKTDISTIKTALKILKSNGALGIFPEGSRMKQEKLGKAKAGTSMLAIRGKARVCPVSIITTYKLFTKITIYIDEPISFESYYGQKLNSKEYEMLSQHALDIVGENIKKYGD, from the coding sequence TTGGGATTATACGAGGTATGTGCAGGTATATTTATTCCAATTATAAGTATATTTTATAAAATAGAGGTAATAGGTAAAGAAAGAGTTCCTATGGATGAACCGCTGATATTTGCTTCAAATCATAAAAATAATTTAGATCCTATGTTAATTGGCTCTTTTATGCCAAGGAAGGTTTCTTATATGGCAAAAAAAGAACTGTTCAATAATAAAATAGTTGGAAGTTTTTTAAAAAACATAAATGTTTTTCCTGTTGACAGAAGTAAAACAGATATATCCACTATAAAAACAGCTCTTAAAATATTGAAATCAAATGGAGCTTTGGGCATATTTCCTGAAGGTAGTAGAATGAAACAAGAAAAATTAGGCAAGGCAAAAGCGGGAACAAGTATGCTGGCAATTAGAGGTAAGGCTAGAGTTTGTCCTGTATCCATAATAACTACTTATAAATTATTTACTAAAATCACTATATACATAGATGAACCTATAAGTTTTGAATCATATTATGGACAAAAACTAAATTCAAAAGAATATGAAATGTTGAGCCAACACGCTTTGGATATTGTAGGAGAAAATATTAAAAAATATGGAGATTAA
- the cmk gene encoding (d)CMP kinase, with product MNNMVIAIDGPAGAGKSTIAKIVSNKLDINYIDTGAMYRAITYKAIRDGIDINDEEALIEMAKKTQIDFKDNNIYLDNEIVNEEIRTLSVSGNVSKVAQIKEIREIMVELQRKMGKRYSVIMDGRDIGSYVFKDANLKFYLTAGINERARRRYVELKAKGHKINLDDIVNDIKNRDDIDSKRSFAPLIKADDAVEIDTTSKNIEEVVSDIMEYIK from the coding sequence ATGAATAATATGGTTATAGCGATAGATGGACCAGCAGGGGCAGGGAAAAGTACCATTGCAAAGATAGTATCAAATAAATTAGATATAAACTATATAGACACAGGAGCGATGTATAGAGCTATTACATATAAAGCTATAAGAGATGGAATTGATATTAATGATGAAGAAGCTTTGATAGAAATGGCTAAAAAAACTCAGATAGACTTTAAAGACAATAATATATATTTAGATAATGAAATTGTAAATGAAGAAATAAGAACTTTAAGTGTAAGTGGAAATGTTTCAAAAGTTGCACAAATAAAAGAAATAAGAGAGATAATGGTAGAGCTTCAAAGAAAAATGGGTAAAAGATATTCTGTAATAATGGATGGTAGAGATATTGGAAGTTATGTATTTAAAGATGCAAATCTTAAGTTCTACTTAACGGCTGGCATAAATGAAAGAGCAAGAAGAAGGTATGTGGAATTAAAAGCAAAAGGACATAAGATAAATTTAGATGATATAGTTAATGATATTAAAAATAGAGATGATATAGACTCAAAAAGATCATTTGCTCCACTTATTAAAGCTGACGATGCTGTAGAAATAGATACTACTAGTAAAAACATAGAAGAAGTAGTTTCTGATATAATGGAATATATAAAATAG
- the aroH gene encoding chorismate mutase → MKTLAIRGATTVEKNEKLCILNETKILIQKIIDMNNLQEENIVSIIFTMTRDLDEVYASVAVRELLGLNDIPLLNFEEKYIKNSLGKCIRVLMHVNTDTEKDKIVHIYLNEAKKLRTDLSIRSESNE, encoded by the coding sequence ATGAAGACATTAGCGATAAGAGGCGCGACTACTGTAGAAAAAAATGAAAAATTGTGTATATTGAATGAAACAAAAATATTAATACAAAAAATAATAGATATGAATAATTTACAAGAAGAAAATATAGTTAGTATTATCTTTACTATGACAAGGGATTTAGATGAAGTATATGCATCGGTTGCTGTAAGAGAATTATTAGGTCTTAATGATATACCTCTTTTGAATTTTGAAGAAAAGTATATAAAAAATAGTTTAGGTAAATGTATAAGAGTATTGATGCATGTAAATACAGATACAGAAAAAGACAAAATAGTTCATATTTATTTGAATGAGGCAAAAAAATTAAGAACAGATTTAAGTATAAGGAGTGAATCTAATGAATAA
- a CDS encoding NAD(P)/FAD-dependent oxidoreductase, whose amino-acid sequence MSKVIVIGGGPAGMMSAIVAAKNNEVILIEKNKEVGKKLKITGGGRCNITNMREIEDFLEKIIKNPKFLYSSLYTFTNLDLLEFFKERGIEFKIEEDFKVYPENDRSDIIIKTLQDEMDEVGVKIMYEKTLIDIIVEDEEIKGVILDDESIVKADKVIIATGGHSYPKTGSDGKIHSILKKHGENITKIYPALVPLVFNEDWIRNLQGISLKNVKVSAKYFKNKKISMDGDILFAHFGLTGPVILNLSSYINKYLKDGNIELNFDFVPTVTKNEVRKIIRKNNNKSIYNNLKEILPVNFTKHLLEYLNIDKKPNNLTKEEENKIVESIKELKLNCSGTKSINESIVTSGGISVKSIDSSTMESKVIKDLYYAGKVIDIEGLTGGYNLQIAFSTGYLAGISV is encoded by the coding sequence ATGAGTAAAGTTATTGTAATTGGTGGAGGACCTGCAGGTATGATGTCTGCAATAGTAGCAGCTAAAAATAATGAAGTAATATTAATAGAAAAAAATAAGGAAGTAGGAAAAAAATTAAAAATAACAGGTGGCGGAAGATGTAATATAACTAATATGAGGGAAATAGAAGATTTTTTAGAAAAAATAATAAAAAATCCTAAATTTTTATATAGTAGCTTGTATACTTTTACTAACTTAGATCTTTTAGAGTTTTTTAAAGAACGTGGTATTGAATTTAAAATAGAAGAAGATTTTAAGGTTTATCCTGAAAACGACAGATCTGATATAATAATAAAAACTTTACAGGATGAGATGGATGAAGTTGGAGTAAAGATAATGTACGAAAAAACACTTATAGATATTATTGTTGAAGACGAAGAAATTAAAGGTGTGATTTTGGACGATGAATCTATAGTAAAAGCTGACAAAGTAATAATTGCTACTGGTGGACATTCTTATCCTAAAACAGGATCTGATGGTAAAATTCATAGTATACTCAAAAAACATGGAGAGAATATAACTAAAATATATCCTGCTTTAGTCCCTCTTGTGTTTAATGAAGATTGGATAAGGAATTTGCAAGGAATTTCATTAAAAAATGTAAAGGTATCTGCAAAATACTTTAAGAATAAAAAGATAAGTATGGATGGTGATATTTTATTTGCACACTTTGGACTAACTGGACCTGTTATACTTAACTTATCTTCTTATATAAATAAATATTTAAAAGATGGAAATATTGAATTGAATTTTGACTTTGTTCCAACGGTTACAAAAAATGAAGTACGTAAAATTATAAGAAAGAATAATAATAAAAGTATATATAATAATTTAAAAGAAATTCTTCCGGTTAATTTTACAAAACATTTATTAGAATATTTGAATATTGATAAAAAGCCAAATAATTTAACAAAAGAAGAAGAAAATAAGATAGTAGAGAGTATAAAAGAATTAAAATTGAATTGTAGTGGAACGAAAAGTATAAATGAATCTATAGTTACTTCAGGAGGAATAAGTGTTAAATCTATTGATTCATCTACTATGGAATCGAAGGTTATAAAAGATCTTTATTATGCTGGAAAAGTTATTGATATAGAAGGTTTAACTGGAGGATATAATCTTCAAATTGCCTTTTCAACGGGCTATCTAGCTGGTATAAGTGTATAA
- a CDS encoding histidine phosphatase family protein gives MNRFFIVRHGETFWNIDGRTQGHGDSKLTENGIKQAQRLAKKLSNYDIDYIYSSDLGRTIQTSEMISNTLSKKIEYREDLREINFGKWEGLTIEEIKKDYSDIYTVWRNEPHNALIPEAENLYKLKQRLLNCVNELNEKHENSNIVLVSHGMSIKVLLLSLLESELSNIYRIKQDNTALNIVEFRNYGPVIIKTNDTSHLEGEKYE, from the coding sequence ATGAATAGATTTTTTATAGTAAGACATGGAGAGACTTTTTGGAATATAGATGGTAGAACTCAAGGTCATGGAGATTCAAAACTAACTGAAAATGGGATTAAACAAGCTCAAAGACTTGCCAAAAAACTTTCAAACTACGATATAGATTATATATATAGTAGTGACCTAGGTAGAACGATTCAAACTTCTGAGATGATTTCTAATACTTTAAGTAAAAAGATAGAATATAGAGAAGATCTTAGAGAAATAAATTTTGGAAAGTGGGAAGGTCTTACTATTGAAGAAATAAAAAAAGACTATTCTGATATTTATACTGTTTGGAGAAATGAGCCCCATAATGCTTTAATACCTGAGGCAGAAAATTTGTACAAATTAAAACAAAGATTGTTAAATTGCGTAAATGAATTAAATGAAAAGCATGAAAATTCTAATATAGTGTTAGTATCTCATGGAATGTCCATAAAAGTATTATTATTAAGCTTGCTAGAAAGTGAATTATCAAATATATATAGAATAAAACAGGACAATACAGCTTTGAATATAGTAGAATTTAGAAATTATGGGCCTGTAATAATAAAGACTAATGACACAAGTCATTTGGAAGGTGAAAAATATGAGTAA
- a CDS encoding MurR/RpiR family transcriptional regulator, translating to MEETKDLIVIIKEQFPKLSKGQKLIAQFILANYDKAAFMTAGKLGEKVGVSESTVVRFANALGFDGYPKLQKSLQELIKTKLTTVQRVEMSKEYSNDWTILKKVLKSDIENIKTTIEELDEESFQKGINKILKAKKIYIVGLRSSAAISEYLGFYLNIILDNVNIVSYGISDVFEQILKVTEDDLVIAISFPRYSKRTFELANYAKEQGASIISLTDSILAPVASISEEIIPVKSNMASFVDSLVAPLSVANAIIVAIGMRKKEEIKEYFDKLETIWKEYHVYDEK from the coding sequence ATGGAAGAAACTAAAGATTTAATTGTCATTATAAAAGAACAGTTCCCAAAATTAAGTAAAGGACAAAAACTTATTGCTCAGTTTATACTTGCAAACTATGACAAAGCGGCTTTTATGACTGCTGGTAAGTTAGGTGAAAAAGTAGGTGTAAGTGAGTCTACTGTAGTTAGATTTGCTAACGCATTAGGATTTGATGGATATCCTAAACTTCAAAAATCACTACAAGAGCTTATAAAGACAAAGCTTACAACTGTCCAACGAGTAGAAATGTCTAAAGAGTATTCTAATGATTGGACTATACTTAAAAAAGTATTAAAATCTGATATAGAAAATATAAAAACAACTATAGAAGAATTAGATGAGGAAAGTTTTCAAAAAGGTATAAACAAAATATTAAAAGCAAAAAAAATATATATAGTAGGTCTTAGAAGTTCTGCTGCTATATCGGAATATTTAGGTTTTTATTTAAATATAATTTTAGATAATGTAAATATAGTAAGTTATGGGATAAGCGATGTATTTGAGCAAATTCTTAAAGTTACAGAGGATGATCTAGTAATAGCTATAAGTTTTCCAAGATATTCAAAAAGAACATTTGAATTGGCGAATTATGCAAAAGAACAAGGAGCTAGCATAATATCATTAACAGATAGTATACTTGCACCTGTTGCGTCTATATCTGAAGAAATTATTCCGGTTAAGAGCAACATGGCATCATTTGTTGATTCTTTGGTTGCACCTTTAAGTGTTGCAAATGCAATAATAGTTGCTATAGGTATGAGAAAAAAAGAAGAAATAAAAGAGTATTTTGATAAATTAGAAACTATATGGAAAGAGTACCATGTCTATGACGAGAAATAG
- a CDS encoding 2-oxoacid:acceptor oxidoreductase family protein → MKKELRLTGSGGQGLILAGIILAESVIKNGFNAVQSQSYGPEARGGASKSEVIISDNDINYPKVNSPDLLLCLTQKSFDKYAKNIKKKSILLVDSCVNIGDNIYTDFCYKIPIINTAKEKIGKQMVSNIVALGAIKELIEDIKDESLKQAILARVPQGSEELNIKAFNEGKMLIKNISK, encoded by the coding sequence ATGAAAAAGGAATTGAGATTAACTGGATCTGGAGGGCAAGGATTGATACTTGCTGGTATAATATTAGCTGAAAGTGTTATAAAAAATGGATTTAATGCAGTTCAAAGTCAATCATATGGACCAGAGGCTAGAGGGGGTGCTAGTAAATCAGAAGTTATAATAAGTGATAACGATATAAATTATCCAAAAGTTAATAGCCCAGATTTACTTTTATGTCTAACACAAAAATCTTTTGACAAATATGCAAAAAATATAAAGAAAAAATCTATATTGCTAGTTGATTCTTGCGTCAATATAGGGGATAATATATATACCGACTTTTGTTATAAGATACCTATAATAAATACAGCTAAAGAAAAAATAGGAAAACAAATGGTTTCAAACATAGTTGCATTAGGCGCTATTAAAGAACTTATTGAGGATATCAAAGACGAAAGTTTAAAACAGGCGATATTGGCAAGAGTACCTCAAGGAAGTGAAGAGTTAAATATAAAAGCTTTTAATGAAGGGAAAATGTTGATAAAAAATATATCAAAATAG
- a CDS encoding 2-oxoacid:ferredoxin oxidoreductase subunit beta, whose product MPSRIIKNNFRVDRLPHIWCPGCGHGILMRAIAVAIEESNLDKDKVCIVSGIGCSSRAAGYMDFNTLHTTHGRAIAFATGLKVANPDLKVIVISGDGDASAIGGNHLIHACRRNIDITTIIFNNNIYGMTGGQYSPTTPNKEKGTTAPYGNIDKAFDICQLASGAGATYVARSTVYHVNKMVEYVKKGIKHKGFSLVEGVSACPTYYGRKNKKGSAVDLIKEMKHKFIDISAKDKLSKDDVKNKIFMGEFKDVKEPEYIEEYFKIIDMFKKEMSI is encoded by the coding sequence ATGCCTAGCAGAATAATAAAAAATAATTTTAGAGTAGATAGACTTCCACATATTTGGTGTCCAGGATGTGGGCATGGAATATTGATGAGAGCCATAGCTGTTGCCATAGAAGAATCTAATTTAGATAAAGATAAAGTGTGTATAGTATCTGGTATAGGGTGCTCATCAAGAGCAGCAGGATATATGGATTTTAATACTTTACATACAACACATGGAAGAGCAATCGCATTTGCAACTGGTCTTAAGGTTGCAAATCCTGATTTAAAGGTTATAGTTATATCTGGAGATGGGGATGCCAGTGCTATTGGTGGAAATCATTTGATACATGCATGTAGAAGAAACATAGATATAACTACTATTATATTCAATAATAATATATACGGAATGACAGGTGGACAATATTCTCCTACTACTCCAAATAAAGAAAAAGGTACTACAGCACCTTATGGAAATATAGACAAAGCATTTGACATTTGTCAACTAGCATCAGGTGCAGGAGCTACTTATGTAGCTAGATCAACTGTATACCATGTGAACAAAATGGTTGAATATGTTAAAAAAGGTATAAAACATAAAGGGTTCTCTTTAGTAGAGGGGGTAAGTGCTTGTCCTACTTATTATGGAAGAAAAAATAAAAAAGGTAGTGCGGTTGACTTGATAAAAGAAATGAAACATAAATTTATTGATATATCAGCTAAAGATAAGTTAAGTAAAGATGATGTGAAAAACAAGATATTTATGGGAGAATTTAAAGATGTCAAGGAACCTGAATATATAGAAGAATATTTTAAAATTATAGATATGTTTAAAAAGGAGATGTCTATATGA
- a CDS encoding 2-oxoacid:acceptor oxidoreductase subunit alpha: protein MHNNIKFLQGNEACVQGAIYAGMKFFAGYPITPSTEIAELSSAMLPKIGGKFIQMEDEIASMAAVIGGSLGGLKSMTATSGPGFSLKQENIGYACITEIPCVIVNVQRGGPSTGLPTSPSQGDVMQARWGTHADHPIIALSPTSVSETFELTVKAFNFSEKYRTPVILLMDEVIAHMREKVIVPNEGDMLVIDRKKPQVESDEYKAYEYTEDLVPAMANFGEGYRYNVTGLVHDETGFPVNSTSEAERLLNRLMGKINSNLDDILIYEEYLIEDSDILFVTFGCMARSTKEAVNNLRNEGIKAGMFVLKTIWPFPEEKIKQVSKDKNMIFVPEMNLGQIRQEVERLVKTDCNIYGINKANGEIITPEHINDYVKGVLGKCLAE, encoded by the coding sequence ATGCACAATAATATAAAATTTCTTCAAGGTAATGAGGCATGTGTACAGGGGGCTATATATGCAGGCATGAAATTTTTTGCAGGATATCCAATAACTCCATCAACTGAGATAGCGGAATTATCGTCTGCAATGCTTCCTAAAATTGGAGGTAAATTTATACAAATGGAAGATGAAATAGCGAGCATGGCAGCTGTTATTGGTGGATCATTAGGGGGATTAAAATCAATGACAGCAACAAGTGGTCCAGGATTTTCACTAAAACAAGAAAATATAGGATACGCATGTATTACAGAAATACCATGTGTAATAGTAAATGTACAAAGAGGTGGACCTAGTACTGGACTTCCAACTAGTCCATCACAAGGAGATGTAATGCAGGCGAGATGGGGAACTCATGCAGATCATCCCATAATAGCGTTATCACCAACTAGTGTTAGTGAAACGTTTGAACTAACTGTAAAAGCTTTTAATTTTTCAGAAAAATACAGAACTCCTGTAATATTGTTAATGGATGAAGTTATAGCACACATGAGAGAAAAAGTAATAGTTCCAAATGAAGGAGATATGCTTGTAATAGATAGAAAAAAACCTCAAGTAGAATCTGATGAGTATAAAGCATATGAATATACTGAAGATTTAGTTCCTGCAATGGCTAATTTTGGAGAGGGATATAGATATAATGTAACAGGACTTGTACATGATGAAACAGGATTTCCGGTTAATAGTACTAGTGAAGCTGAAAGACTACTAAATAGATTAATGGGGAAAATAAACTCAAACCTAGACGATATATTAATATATGAAGAATATCTAATTGAAGATTCTGATATATTATTTGTGACATTTGGATGTATGGCAAGATCCACTAAAGAAGCAGTTAACAATCTCAGAAATGAAGGAATAAAAGCAGGCATGTTTGTTTTAAAAACAATATGGCCATTTCCAGAAGAAAAGATAAAACAAGTAAGCAAAGATAAAAATATGATATTTGTTCCAGAGATGAATTTGGGTCAAATAAGACAAGAAGTAGAGAGGTTAGTTAAAACGGATTGTAATATTTATGGGATTAATAAAGCTAATGGAGAAATTATAACTCCTGAACACATAAATGATTACGTAAAGGGGGTATTGGGAAAATGCCTAGCAGAATAA
- a CDS encoding indolepyruvate ferredoxin oxidoreductase subunit alpha, with translation MPGDDKHIVIKYDWCKGCGICVEFCPKKILHIIDDKVSITQEDKCIKCGLCEMRCPDYAIYLEESMCKGDESYAQ, from the coding sequence ATGCCAGGGGATGATAAACATATAGTTATAAAATATGATTGGTGCAAGGGCTGCGGAATATGCGTAGAATTTTGTCCTAAAAAAATTTTGCATATAATCGATGACAAGGTTAGTATAACTCAAGAAGATAAATGTATAAAATGTGGATTATGTGAAATGAGATGTCCTGACTATGCAATATACTTAGAAGAATCTATGTGTAAGGGGGATGAATCGTATGCACAATAA
- a CDS encoding class I SAM-dependent methyltransferase, with product MRSKYLTNVTDLTKLINKDIIKEGCVVIDATVGNGYDTQYLAEKVGNTGKVYGFDIQKEAIENTKKRLEKEKLFNNVTLILDGHENMDKYINEKVDSIFFNLGYLPKLDHNIKTKADTTIAALKKSLDLLKKNGILSICIYLGHDGGVEEKEAIEDLLFNLEQKNFDVLKCSFKNQKNNPPQLILVEKKVD from the coding sequence ATGAGATCTAAATATTTAACTAATGTAACTGATTTAACTAAATTAATAAATAAAGACATAATTAAAGAAGGTTGTGTAGTGATAGATGCTACTGTTGGTAACGGATATGATACACAATATTTAGCTGAAAAGGTAGGGAATACTGGTAAAGTTTATGGTTTTGATATACAAAAAGAAGCTATAGAAAATACTAAAAAAAGATTGGAAAAAGAAAAATTATTCAATAATGTTACGTTGATATTAGATGGGCATGAAAATATGGATAAATACATAAATGAAAAAGTAGATTCTATATTTTTCAATTTAGGTTATTTACCTAAATTAGATCACAATATAAAAACTAAAGCAGATACAACTATTGCAGCATTAAAAAAATCACTTGATCTTTTGAAAAAAAATGGAATACTAAGTATTTGTATATATTTAGGACACGATGGTGGTGTAGAAGAAAAAGAAGCTATAGAAGATTTATTGTTCAACTTAGAACAAAAGAATTTTGATGTCTTAAAATGTAGTTTTAAAAATCAAAAAAATAACCCTCCTCAACTTATATTGGTAGAAAAAAAAGTTGATTAG